The sequence below is a genomic window from Eleginops maclovinus isolate JMC-PN-2008 ecotype Puerto Natales chromosome 20, JC_Emac_rtc_rv5, whole genome shotgun sequence.
GATGAGGAGTATAAGGAGAAGGCCACAGCTGGCAGCCAGTGGGCCCAGAATGATTAGAGAGCAAAACATCTCAGGAGTGGTATCTGCAAACCATTTACCATCAGCATCATACACAATGAAGATAATAAAACTTTAGCGAATCAGAAGTATGAACGAGTAGTTGTGAACATTTACCTTGCTGGTTAGTGTGCTCACAAACACATGGCAAGGCAGTCGTGCAGGTATTTAGCTGAGTGGGGGGCGATGTTTCTTTTACTACTTTCACTTTTTCTAAAGGTAGAGGAGAGATGTGTGAAGGAGATAAAAGAGGTGATGGAAGGTGAACAGCATCCCTTATATCACCATTAGACCAAAAGCATGAAAGAATACCTCACCTAGGACCAGTCGTGTTGCGTTGCCGAATTTCAGTTCACTGTTTTTGAGCGAAGCACAGCAGTAAACACCGCTGTCCCGAAATTGGTTGAAAGACTTCAGAGTTAAATAAATTGGCCACTCCTTGGAGTGACTGAATAATTGTGAAAAGGAGTTTCCAGTGACCTTTTGCACACCATTGTTGGTGAAAGACGCAAGGAACTCCATGCCAGTTCTGTCCAGATGTCGAAACCACACAACTAAGGTGCCCTTTTCACGAGGCTCACATTCGATTTGAGCCGGCTTCCCTTCCTTTATTGCCATG
It includes:
- the cd8a gene encoding T-cell surface glycoprotein CD8 alpha chain, translated to MDQKWILVILMIFREITSGAGVDMAIKEGKPAQIECEPREKGTLVVWFRHLDRTGMEFLASFTNNGVQKVTGNSFSQLFSHSKEWPIYLTLKSFNQFRDSGVYCCASLKNSELKFGNATRLVLEKVKVVKETSPPTQLNTCTTALPCVCEHTNQQDTTPEMFCSLIILGPLAASCGLLLILLIITTFYCNHIRTRRCPHHYKRKPVAAPGKQLMANSHV